A single window of Doryrhamphus excisus isolate RoL2022-K1 chromosome 5, RoL_Dexc_1.0, whole genome shotgun sequence DNA harbors:
- the LOC131130115 gene encoding ras-related protein Rab-11B-like — protein MGNRDDEYDYLFKVVLIGDSGVGKSNLLSRFTRNEFNLESKSTIGVEFATRSLQVDGKTIKAQIWDTAGQERYRAITSAYYRGAVGALLVYDIAKHLTYENVERWLKELRDHADNNIVIMLVGNKSDLRHLRAVPTDEARAFAEKNTVSFIETSALDSTNVEEAFKNILTEIYRIVSQKQISDRSAHDDSPGNNVVDISVPPTTDGQRGNKLACCQSL, from the exons atggGGAACCGAGATGATgaatatgattatttatttaaag TTGTGCTTATAGGAGACTCCGGGGTGGGGAAGAGTAATCTCCTGTCCCGTTTTACGAGAAATGAGTTCAACCTGGAAAGCAAAAGCACCATTGGGGTGGAGTTTGCCACCCGCAGTTTGCAGGTGGACGGCAAGACCATCAAAGCTCAGATTTGGGACACAGCCGGACAGGAGCGCTACAGAGCCATCACCTCGGC TTATTATCGTGGTGCAGTCGGGGCTCTCCTGGTGTACGACATCGCCAAACACCTAACTTACGAGAATGTGGAGCGTTGGCTGAAGGAGCTGAGGGATCACGCCGACAACAACATCGTCATCATGCTCGTCGGCAACAAAAGCGACCTACGGCATCTCAGGGCTGTGCCGACAGACGAAGCTCGAGCTTTTGCTG AAAAAAACACTGTGTCATTCATCGAAACCTCCGCCTTGGACTCCACCAATGTGGAAGAAGCCTTCAAGAATATTCTTAcag AAATCTACCGCATTGTATCTCAGAAGCAAATATCAGACAGATCAGCACATGACGATTCCCCGGGAAACAACGTGGTGGACATCAGCGTCCCGCCCACCACTGATGGACAGAGAGGCAACAAACTAGCATGCTGCCAAAGCCTATGA
- the LOC131129693 gene encoding ras-related protein Rab-11B-like, with the protein MGNRDDEYDFLFKVVLIGDSGVGKSNLLSRFTRNEFNLESKSTIGVEFATRSLQVDGKTIKAQIWDTAGQERYRAITSAYYRGAVGALLVYDIAKHLTYENVERWLKELRDHADNNIVIMLVGNKSDLRHLRAVPTDEARAFAEKNTLSFIETSALDSTNVEEAFKSILTEIYRIVSQKQIADRCSHDSPGNNVVDISVPPTTDGHKSNKMQCCLNV; encoded by the exons ATGGGAAACAGAGACGATGAATATGATTTCTTGTTTAAAG TTGTGCTTATAGGAGACTCCGGGGTGGGGAAGAGTAACCTCCTGTCCCGTTTCACAAGAAATGAGTTCAACCTGGAAAGCAAAAGCACCATTGGGGTGGAGTTTGCCACCCGCAGTTTGCAGGTGGACGGCAAGACCATCAAAGCTCAGATTTGGGACACAGCCGGACAGGAGCGCTACAGAGCCATCACCTCGGC GTATTACCGCGGTGCAGTCGGGGCTCTCCTGGTGTACGACATCGCCAAACACCTAACCTACGAGAATGTGGAGCGCTGGCTGAAGGAGCTGAGGGATCACGCCGACAACAACATCGTCATCATGCTCGTCGGCAACAAAAGCGACCTACGGCACTTGAGAGCTGTGCCCACTGATGAGGCTCGGGCTTTTGCAG AGAAGAACACGCTGTCATTCATTGAGACGTCAGCGTTGGACTCGACAAACGTGGAAGAGGCCTTCAAGAGTATTTTAACAG AAATCTACCGCATCGTGTCACAGAAACAGATAGCCGACCGATGTTCACACGACTCTCCCGGCAACAACGTCGTCGACATCAGCGTCCCACCGACCACCGACGGCCACAagagcaacaaaatgcagtgcTGCCTCAATGTGTGA
- the LOC131129692 gene encoding E3 ubiquitin-protein ligase MARCHF2-like isoform X1: MTTGSCCHHLPGSLCDCTSSTDPLKSAEEGEGGGCPGHCFSQVTTIDGMLLSSVLKPVQSSSACIASDGPMCRICHDGGYGEDLLSPCGCAGTLGMVHKSCLEQWLSSSNTSYCELCQTRFSIERQLRPFAEWLDDPGSRNEKRMLCCDTVCFLFITPLAAISAWLCLQGAQDHLKLGSLLQAVGLIALTTVLFTIYILWTLVSLRYHCQLYSEWRKKDQKVCLIIPDTQESPSSQHLLSSEPLKMAADESVV, encoded by the exons ATGACGACAGGAAGTTGCTGTCACCACCTGCCCGGCTCCCTGTGCGACTGCACGAGCAGCACTGACCCTCTGAAGAGTGCGGAGGAAGGAGAAGGAGGCGGGTGCCCAGGACACTGCTTCAGTCAGGTCACAACCATAGACGGAATGCTGCTGTCCTCCGTGCTCAAACCCGTGCAAAG TTCATCCGCTTGCATTGCCAGTGATGGTCCCATGTGTCGCATTTGCCATGACGGAGGCTACGGCGAGGACCTCCTGTCCCCGTGCGGCTGCGCCGGCACCCTGGGCATGGTCCATAAGAGCTGTCTAGAGCAGTGGCTGTCATCTTCCAACACCAGCTACTGTGAGCTCTGCCAGACTAGGTTCAGCATCGAACGCCAGCTCAGGCCTTTTGCAGAG TGGCTCGACGACCCCGGCTCACGCAACGAGAAGAGGATGTTGTGTTGCGACACAGTGTGCTTCCTGTTCATCACTCCACTTGCTGCCATTTCTGCCTGGTTGTGCCTGCAGGGAGCGCAGGACCATCTGAAATTGGGCAGTTTGTTGCAGGCCGTAGGCCTCATAGCGCTCACCACTGTCCTCTTCACCATCTACATCCTCTGGACCCTG gtgtctTTGCGCTACCACTGTCAACTGTATTCCGAATGGAGGAAAAAAGACCAGAAAGTGTGCCTGATCATTCCTGACACTCAGGAGTCTCCCTCTTCCCAGCATTTACTCTCCTCCGAACCCTTGAAGATGGCTGCTGATGAAAGTGTAGTATGA
- the LOC131129692 gene encoding E3 ubiquitin-protein ligase MARCHF2-like isoform X3, which yields MTTGSCCHHLPGSLCDCTSSTDPLKSAEEGEGGGCPGHCFSQVTTIDGMLLSSVLKPVQSSSACIASDGPMCRICHDGGYGEDLLSPCGCAGTLGMVHKSCLEQWLSSSNTSYCELCQTRFSIERQLRPFAEVTGVARRPRLTQREEDVVLRHSVLPVHHSTCCHFCLVVPAGSAGPSEIGQFVAGRRPHSAHHCPLHHLHPLDPGVFALPLSTVFRMEEKRPESVPDHS from the exons ATGACGACAGGAAGTTGCTGTCACCACCTGCCCGGCTCCCTGTGCGACTGCACGAGCAGCACTGACCCTCTGAAGAGTGCGGAGGAAGGAGAAGGAGGCGGGTGCCCAGGACACTGCTTCAGTCAGGTCACAACCATAGACGGAATGCTGCTGTCCTCCGTGCTCAAACCCGTGCAAAG TTCATCCGCTTGCATTGCCAGTGATGGTCCCATGTGTCGCATTTGCCATGACGGAGGCTACGGCGAGGACCTCCTGTCCCCGTGCGGCTGCGCCGGCACCCTGGGCATGGTCCATAAGAGCTGTCTAGAGCAGTGGCTGTCATCTTCCAACACCAGCTACTGTGAGCTCTGCCAGACTAGGTTCAGCATCGAACGCCAGCTCAGGCCTTTTGCAGAGGTAACTGGAG TGGCTCGACGACCCCGGCTCACGCAACGAGAAGAGGATGTTGTGTTGCGACACAGTGTGCTTCCTGTTCATCACTCCACTTGCTGCCATTTCTGCCTGGTTGTGCCTGCAGGGAGCGCAGGACCATCTGAAATTGGGCAGTTTGTTGCAGGCCGTAGGCCTCATAGCGCTCACCACTGTCCTCTTCACCATCTACATCCTCTGGACCCTG gtgtctTTGCGCTACCACTGTCAACTGTATTCCGAATGGAGGAAAAAAGACCAGAAAGTGTGCCTGATCATTCCTGA
- the LOC131129692 gene encoding E3 ubiquitin-protein ligase MARCHF2-like isoform X2, translated as MTTGSCCHHLPGSLCDCTSSTDPLKSAEEGEGGGCPGHCFSQVTTIDGMLLSSVLKPVQSDGPMCRICHDGGYGEDLLSPCGCAGTLGMVHKSCLEQWLSSSNTSYCELCQTRFSIERQLRPFAEWLDDPGSRNEKRMLCCDTVCFLFITPLAAISAWLCLQGAQDHLKLGSLLQAVGLIALTTVLFTIYILWTLVSLRYHCQLYSEWRKKDQKVCLIIPDTQESPSSQHLLSSEPLKMAADESVV; from the exons ATGACGACAGGAAGTTGCTGTCACCACCTGCCCGGCTCCCTGTGCGACTGCACGAGCAGCACTGACCCTCTGAAGAGTGCGGAGGAAGGAGAAGGAGGCGGGTGCCCAGGACACTGCTTCAGTCAGGTCACAACCATAGACGGAATGCTGCTGTCCTCCGTGCTCAAACCCGTGCAAAG TGATGGTCCCATGTGTCGCATTTGCCATGACGGAGGCTACGGCGAGGACCTCCTGTCCCCGTGCGGCTGCGCCGGCACCCTGGGCATGGTCCATAAGAGCTGTCTAGAGCAGTGGCTGTCATCTTCCAACACCAGCTACTGTGAGCTCTGCCAGACTAGGTTCAGCATCGAACGCCAGCTCAGGCCTTTTGCAGAG TGGCTCGACGACCCCGGCTCACGCAACGAGAAGAGGATGTTGTGTTGCGACACAGTGTGCTTCCTGTTCATCACTCCACTTGCTGCCATTTCTGCCTGGTTGTGCCTGCAGGGAGCGCAGGACCATCTGAAATTGGGCAGTTTGTTGCAGGCCGTAGGCCTCATAGCGCTCACCACTGTCCTCTTCACCATCTACATCCTCTGGACCCTG gtgtctTTGCGCTACCACTGTCAACTGTATTCCGAATGGAGGAAAAAAGACCAGAAAGTGTGCCTGATCATTCCTGACACTCAGGAGTCTCCCTCTTCCCAGCATTTACTCTCCTCCGAACCCTTGAAGATGGCTGCTGATGAAAGTGTAGTATGA